One Mus pahari chromosome 10, PAHARI_EIJ_v1.1, whole genome shotgun sequence genomic window, tccacaaaaataaactcaaacaaacaaacaaagcccagtGAATGGGAAGGCTTGAGATGACATCAAGTATTCAACTGTTTTGTGAACCTACATTTCATAAAAGAACCTCTCTAATCAGACTGCCTCAGGTGTTCCCTACAACTAGGCTCCTCCACTCTTGTATTCCTATGGGACCTTGGCCTGGGCAGGACACAGGCATCCTTACAGAGGCCTCTGTCAGCCTTTGAGGAGCAAAACCATCATCTGGGCCATCAGCTCCTGGCTGATGGCAGGGAACCTTGTAGATGGAGGAGGGATACCCAGATGCAGGAGACACAGGTCCCCAAAGACATCCAAATtacaacttaaaatattttggtgtctGTATTATTCCAATCAGTATGCCCCAAAGACTTGACAAGATAAAATCACAGAGTCACAAGTTGCCATTAGAGCCAACCAGGAATCTCCGGAGATCTGCTGCCCCTTATCTCCCCACGAGGAGGCGAGCTCACCACACCTTTTGCTGACAGATGCTCAGCAGTAGGGTTCACAGTCTTTTCTGGGGTCTCAGTAGTATTTGCCAACGTGGAGACAGTAGCCTTGGCAACGGGGCTACACACAGCCTAGCGTTACTATCTACCTGAGAGGAAGAAGCCCTGTGCCCAGGTGGAAAGGACTTTAGAGTCCACCACAAACTCACTTTCGTAGCTAAGATGATAGCAGAGAGTGGGAAGTCCTCTGCCATGTTAGAGACAGCAAGTTTTGATTAGAAGCCCTGTTCTGCACTGTATCCCCCACTACACTGAATCACGGGGCTGGCCAGGGTGTCCTGGAGGTTAAATAAGATAAAGGGCATGGCAAGGCCAGAGTACAAGGATATGCAAAATCAAACCACTGTACAATGGAGGGCTGAAGGACTAATGCTTACCAAGTTGTTAATGACAGCCAAGGAGACCTCTCTATTCATATGTCAGAGCCTTAGAAGAAGCCCTACTGGTTTAGATCAATAGCAACAGCTAGTGATGGTTCCCAGATAAATATGATGCTAAGTACCACTGTGCACTACTTTGATGCTCATTTGATACTTGATGACCAATGAGGTCAGTACTGCCTTTATCACCAatatccaggaagcagaggtataGGCCATATGGGAAGTAGGCTGTTTGCTAGGATGAATGGCTCCCTACCTCTGGGCCTGAGACTTCCTGGACATTTCAGTTCTAAGCTGGGATGTGTCCTTAAGGGTCACAAAGCAGTTCAGGCTGCCTGGGAAGTACCTGTCGCCTCCCTGTGTGGGTGGGATTTCTTACAGTTACTGTGATGGATTTCGGGGTTGGGAGGCAGGGTGGGCAAGGAGACCCTGGCAGCCATCCTCTCTTACTTCCTCCCTCAGGAGGCTTCCGCACTGGGCCTTCACCACTGACTGCTATTCGCCAGGGATTGGTCCAGATCAAGTATGACACCACATTTGTGTTCACGGAGGTCAATGGTGACAAGTTTATCTGGTTGGTGAAGCAGAaccaggaaagggagaagaataTCCTCATCGCTGTGGAGACCGCTAGCATCGGCAAGAACATCAGCACCAAGATGGTGGGCGAGAACAGGCGTGAAGATATTACCTTGCAATACAAGTTCCCAGAAGGTAGCTGTGCCATTACAGGCCAGTTCCAAGACCAGGACATTATCCTCAACCAGGACAGTCCTTGGTGGATGGCAGATCTGAGACCTAAAGGAGCTGATGACACAAATCTAGGGCATCATCGGTCAGAGGTCCCTGTCACAACAACCCAACCACATGGTCTTTAGCAAGAATGTGACAGTATCTTTAGGCAGTATGAGATGAGGGTGACTGTGTCCTGTGTGATGAAGGTGACCATGTCCTGTGGGATGAGGGTGACCATGTCCTGTGGGATGAGGGTGACCATGTCCTGTATGATGACTCAGTGTGTCCACTCCAGGGCAAGATGAAGTAGCCAGATGTTATGGCACACACTTGGAGGTTAGGGCAAGAACATTGtggtaagtttgaagccagccttgtctacactaTGATGTCTTATTTGAAACAAAACCTGATCATAGGTTGCCTGGGCAATCACACCAGGCTGCAAACACACAGCACCTTCAGTCCCTGTGGCCTTGCAGAGTCCTGCAATGCTCTATACACTATAGGCAGCAGACACAGAATTCAGAGGTATTCTTACTGGGATAGCGCCACCTAACTTAGAAGTGGCTGAGTTAGgaggttgtgtgtatgtgtgtgtgtgtgtgtgtgtgtgtgtgtgtgtgtatgtttttgagacaaataTCACTAAGCAgttttggctggcctgaaacctactatataaaccaagctggcctggacttaacagagagctgcctgcctctgcctcctgagtgcttggatcaatggtgtgtgccaccatgcctggcctagggttttgttttgttttgttttgttttgaattttcttttaaagtactaAAGCAGGGTTTTATggatgctaggcaaacacttcgCTGGCgtctgagggagggagaaagagggctCCGTgtactgtttctttttccttgtacTTTCCTCTTCTGCCCTGAAGACTAAGTAATTTCAACTAACCTGTGTAAAAGTTaggtctgcttcttcctcccagccctatGCTCCCAGAAACAAGACTCAAgactcaaaatacatttacaaatactttGGCCATATAgttaggctcttctctgactagctcataacttaaaataacccattaaTTCTAATCTACATTTTGCCACGTGGCCGATtgcctgtgctcaggtaccacaTGCATCTGTCTTGTCTGTCACACCTTCTCAAACAAATCTCCTACCTGACACTGTTCCAGAAGCCTTTGTGCTTCCCAGATATCCtacctcctatttcctgtctcAGCTGCAGGCTATCAAATTTATTATGGACAAGTGCCACATCCATACAAACACAAGACATTCTGTCTACAAACCCAACCTCACATTTCCTAATGGTTTCTTGTGCAGTCTCTAAGCTATTACTGACTATTGCCAAGTCTCTTTATTGACAGCATCTGCTTGGTGAGCTACTGTTTCTGTTCTTtcagttctttgaatatatttacaatggtttttacacttatttaatttcgtgtatgtacatatgtgtgggtgAGCACATCACatcatatagaggtcagaggacatcttgtggGAGTCAGCCCTTTCCTTCTGCCATATGGGTCCTGTGGATTTAACTCAGGTCACCAAACTTTTAGTAAGTGCCTtgactggctgagccatctcaatagtCCCtatgattatatttaaaatagataaagTTTTTCTCTAGTAAGTTCCAGGCTTCCACGGGGGCTAATTTTCCTTGAAAGCTGTAAGCTTGCTGGATACAGTGTGACTCTCTGCTGTATGCTTGTGCACTGACTCCCTGCAGCACCTTTGGGCTGCTTGTATGCATCATTCATAACTTCTGAACTCTTCTCCCATTTGCCTCCTGGTCAGCAGGAGTCTGGGATAATAAGTAAACATGCCTTGGTCCAGGAGCTGCATCCAGAAGCACAATTGGTGCTCTACTTCAGCCTCATTTGTACAGAGCATCAAGGTGAAGGCTCCCAACTTGCTTTGTCTTTGTCTGGCTTTCTCTTCAaggtttaaatttgttttttgaatACACAGGAAAGAGGCCATTTGTTGTAAGCTGAGTCTGGTTAAGTAAAGGTGAGCTCTGTGAATGGACACTTCCAGGGAGCTGTCATCAAAGTCAAAGGACAATAAAACCCTTGTGGTGAGGTTGATTCTGCTGCAAACCCACATACCACGAGATGGGGAGGCTTCTGACGTCACTGTGACTAGTCCTTCCTGTTTTCAGGGTGTCTGAGgccctgggaggaggggagagaatggGACTACCTCATGCCTTctgagttcctcctgcctctcttcctgttttctgagaTAAGGTGTCACTTTGTAGatggcttgaaactcactatgtagtccaggttggcttgGAAGTCATGATAATCTTCCTGACTCAGgtttcccaggtgctgagatcaGAGGTCTAAGTGTCCATGCCTGGCTCAGAGGGCTACTGTGATTAAATGATCCTTCGGTTGGTTTCAATAGTCCTGGGAAGGCTGAAGGTGAAATCACTCTTTCTACTATTCCCACAGTTTTTAGGGAGGAGCAGGggtgttctgtgttttgtttttgtttgtttgtttgtttgtttttctgctgcCATTTCCACTTATTACAGGCTCCTAGCGTGGGGCTTTGAGAGCTTCATAATGTGAAAACTTAGCTTCTGGACGCCCCCATAGTGCTAGTCAATGGGTGTCTTAATTTTGGATGTGACAAAGATCACGATAAAAAGtaatttggaaaggaaagggtttatttggcttacatatcccaggtcacagtccactgaagaaaaccaaggcaggcacttgaggcaggaactgaagcaggagccaTGTAGAACactgctgactggcttgttcctcatgtctttgctcagccagctttcttataagACCCAGGCCCACCTGCAGATCCACAGAAGAATAAGCCCTCCCAGATAggtcattaattaagaaaatgcttcacagatTTGTCTATGGGCCAATCAAATAGAGGCATTCTTTCAATTGACGTTTTCTCTTCCTAGATAAGCCTGCTTTGTGTTTGCAAAAATATCTAACCAGGACAACTGagtctttgtcaacttgacatacaaataCAACACTATTAAGCGATACCTTTTCCTGACTTGTTTATTCCAAAGATCTTATACAAATATCAATACCACAATATAAAACTTTTCAATtattaaaagtcccacagtctttaaaaattcagtctctttaaGACATCCAAACACTCTTAGCTGTGGGCCctgtaagttaaaaaataagttacatattttttattcCAAGAGGGAAAACCCAGGGCATAGTTCCAATCAAATGAAAGCAAAGCCAAAACCCAACAGTATAAAAAGTTCAGTTTTCAAATCTGAGGTCTGCTTGTTGTCCTTTAGTCTCCTGAGCACCTACACAGCTCTGGTTTTTTGGTCCTGCTATCTGCAGCACACAGAACTGGTCTCTTAAGCTCAAGTTGGTTCAATGCTACAACTGTCACTGTCCTTGGTGGTTATCCCATGTTTCTTGCATTTCAAATATGCTGGGGTCTACATGGTTGCACCTTCACCAGTAACATCTGGCTGCTCAGAGTGCCAAGGTTCAGCTGATCTCCACGaatccttcatgccttcaaaaccagtccCACCTGGGAAACTCTTacactaccaagttcagctgctaGCATGAGATGCGACCTTTGCCCTCTCTAGACCACAGATTCTGTGTGCTGAGAATGAGAAAATACTCCAAAAGATTTTACCTcgatgatgctggtctcttaatcacAGCAGGTTTCTCATCTCTACCTGACCAGCAATCGATTCTTGCATAGAGGTTTCACTTTGGTGGTACTAGTCTCTTGATAAcaagctgaatttttttttttaatttgtgtaacTCTGGTTGGACTAGAACTGcatatgtagaccaaactggcttcaaactcactgagatctacctgcctcttcttGAGAAATGCACAGCTGGTTCTTCAGCTCCAGTTGATCAGATATGAGAATCTTAATTCAAATGTATCATACAGATAACTCTGAAAGACTCTTTAGGGCACTCTCAAGATTTCCTTGAAGCTTCATGAGCCagggtggtgatggcacacatctttaatcccagcactgaaggggCAGGGGAAGTGGATCTCTgcatttaaggtcagcctggtctacagagtgagttccaataGCCAGGGTTATGCAGAggaaccttgcctcaaaataaaacgaaacaaaataaaacaaacaaaaattccctcAAAACTTCATTGTCTGCATTGCTCTCAAATTTTTTGTTTCCCAAGTTCCCATAGAACAGCCCACTGAGCTTTGTTTcccaagctcccacagaacagccCACTGAGCTTTGAACACTTGCCAGCTTTCCCAGATCATAAGTTCCAAAGTCCCATAATCCTCCCCAGAACATGGTCATGTTTGTTACAGTAATACCTGACTCCTGGCACcaatttctgttttagtttggtttctattgctgtgatagagaCCATGATGAAAAGtaatttggaaaggaaagggtttatttggcttccatatTCTGCCTCACAGTCCACtgaagaaagccaaggcaggaactcaaggcaggaactgaagcagaaaccatggagtaacactgctgactggcttgttcttcatgtcTCACtcaacttttctttcatttttttttttaaagatttatttatttattatatgtaagtactctgtagctgtcttcagacactccagaagaggccgtcagatcttgttacggatggttatgagccaccatgtggttgctgggatttgaactccggaccattcggaagagcagtcgggtgctcttacccactgagccatctcaccagccctcaacttTTCTTATACAACGCAGGTCACAGGGGTGTTAGACCTACAGTGGAATAGGACTTTCTAAAtcagtcattaattaagaaaatgtctcgcAGACTTGCCTTTGGGCCAATCAACCGGTAGCATtttagcattttctcaattgaagttctttctttccagatgACCATGGTTtgtgttagtttaaaaaaaaaaaaaaaaaaaaaaaaaaaaaatctaagcagaaCAGTGGGAAGGCTCTCTCAGCCCCCAAGGGTGTCTTCAGAAAATATTCTGTCTCTACAGGCAGCCCAGAGGAGAGGAAGGCCATGGCGAAGGCCTCTGGCAAACCTACTGATGACAAGCTCAACTCTCGGACACTGAACAACTCTCTTCAGATATCTGTCCTCCAGAACTCTTTGGAGTTAGGAGCTCCCATCCATTTGACCataactttgaaaagaaaaactgccACCCCACAGAATGTCAACATTTCCTGCTCCCTCAAcctacagacatacacaggcaaGAAGAAGACAAACCTGGGAGTCATTCAGAAGACTGTGCAGATCAATGGCCAAGGTACCAGAAGCCAGAGAAATGAGGCCTCAAGCCCCAGAGAGACCAGGATGCCCACCATCTgatgtctctttcttctctgtgaatCACTCACATACTTTAACTCTTTATGTGAGAACAGACACAGCGCTTATTGAGCACTTACATTTTGTCACCTTACATGATGACAAGGAATCCAggcacagaagaaaaacaggCCAGGAGTTGGAGGTTGAGCACAGTCACAAGTGAAGGTGCTAATGGTGTCATGAAATGCCTCTGCAACAGCAGATTCATTTGGTGTCGCCCTTCTCATCAGTGGGCTGTGGCTGCTCTCAAGATGAGCAGGCCATTCTGAGAGTGGGAGCCTAGAATGGGTCTTGAGGTGTCAGTTAATGACTAAATCCATTTGGTCTCTGAGGGCAGGCTCTCTAAAGAGAATAGGATTCCTCTGTGGCCAAGCAGCTCTATCCCCAGAGCTaatctctcccttcttcccattcTTTCACAGAATCAAGGGTGTTTCTCACCATGGATGCCAGCTACTATAtctataaactgggcatggttgACGATGAGATGGTCATTGGAGGGTTCATCATTGCCGAGATTGTGGATTCTGGTGAAAGGGTGGCCACTGATACAACCCTGTGCTTCCTGTACTCTGCCTTCTCTGTAGAGGTGAGCCCTGCGGTCCGGAAAGGGACCCTGTCTGAGACCTGACCTCAGAGGGGCAGAGCTCAGGGCTCTTGTGGTCTCCTGGTTGACTGATTTTGGGCCAATTGCATTCCTAAGGAAAATGgcacatcattttttttccatacaggTATTTCTGAGAAGTGATGGGTCAAacagttttccttttctcaaCTTTTGGCTAAAtggttttaaacttttaaaaacaaggaatacCTGTGCACAGTACAAATCTATAATGATGCAGTTGGCACAGTTATAATggtctcttcccctcctcctcctcctcctcctcctcgggcGCTCAGTTCCTCTTGCCGAAAGAGATCCATGCCATCAGGTTCTTGTGTATCAAAGTTTTGGATACATGCCAGTGAAGTGCAAGGCTTGCCACGGCGCTACCCCATGTGGGATGAGGTGAAGCTGGTGCCAGATTCGCTTGTGCTCTCTGATCAGTATTCTCCCATGCATGCGGGGTCACAGCAGCTCGCCTAAGAGACTTTCATTATGTTTCTGATGACCTGTCAAACACAATCATCCCAGAGCCCTTCCCTGATGAGGCCTGGCCTAGAGTAGGGTTTGTCGAAGATGTCTACATCTCAGCAGGAGCACATCCCATAGGAGTGTCTCAGGCTGAGGACATGGCTCCCTTTGGAGACCATGTTTTGACATTTCTGCAGCAGTGTGGTTGAGGACACAAGGCACTTCACTGACTTATCCTTAGACATGGTCGGGTGCTGGCCTGGTCCCCACTCGGTGAAGCAGAACATGCATAATTCACAGGACTCATCCTACTTGGAAGCAGTTCCAGTGTACCCACCATAGCGTGATCATCAAGAATTCCTACTGAGGGGCTGAAGGTTAAGAGTACTTCTtacagaggaaccaggttcagttcctagtacccacatcatGATTTACAGcctcttgtaactccagtttaagggtatctgatgctttcttctgattTTGGCGAGTACTAGGCATGCGTGTGGTGCATATACGTATATGCAACCAATCACTCATGCAAATAAAatacatctgaaaaaaaataagttaaaaagctTCTCCTGGGGGggtctccctcccaccctcttccaGGTGGCATCACAGACAGATATCTGTGGGTTTCAGAGAACACTTATCCCTGAGATCACACAAGTTTAGTTGGTCTTTCAGGTGTCCAGGAGGCAGACACTCCAGCTTTCTCATGACACACTCAGTTGTCTGTGCTTCAGACCCTAGGCACCTTAAGGAGAATTACAGAAGGAGACAAAACCTGAAACATGCAAAGACATGATCCCTGGGGTGCCCTGGGCAGGGAAGGTGGGGCTCTGGGAAAGAGAGTACatccagggcaggcagggcagaggcACGTAAGAGTTTCAAGTGTTGAACACAGCTTGGTTTTGGATGTGTTTTTCTTGGCTGTCCTGTGAGGTAACTTGGTATTTTGGGTCATTggctattcctgcacaaacatcatgaccaagaagcaagttggggaggaaagggtttattcagcttacacttccaaattgctgttcatcaccaaaggaggtcggGACCAGAACTCAAACGGGCCAGGAtataggagctgatgcagaggccatggaggaatgtttcttactggcttgcttctcctggtttgctcagcttgctttcttttagaacccaagactaccagcccagggatggtaccacccataatgggccctcccacccttgatcactaattgagaaaatgccttatagctggatctcatggaggcatttcctcaactgaagctcttttctctgtgataactccagcttgtgtcaagttgacacacaaaaccagccagtacagagtaGTGTCCTTAGTATAGcttgggagttggggtggggctCTAACAACTATTTAGCCCTTGAGCTTTGGAAAAGGGGGAGTCTTGACTCACTGGATAGATCATAATGTCGTTCACATGAGGATTTCTGGCTACCACGAGATTACACACCTTGAGTTCCTTAAAAATATATCTGGCAGGACTAGAGAGGTAAGCAAAAATTAGGAACCTAagagagaggcacaggcaggtcaGATTCCCCACTAGAGCCTCCCAGGTGAGCACAGACCGACTGAGACTCTGGGCTTCAGGAGAGGACCAAGAATTACTTTTCTTGCTGGAGCctatcctctgacctctcatCTTCAGTCTGTCACACCTGTTTCTTCTCCACTCTAACAGATGCCGAGCACAGGCAAGGTCAAGCAGCCTCTCGTCATCACCTGCAAATTCACCAACACCCTGCCCATCCCTTTGACTAACATCAAGTTCTCAGTGGAAAGCCTGGGCCTCGCTAACATGAGATCCTGGGAACAAGAGTGAGTCTCCCCAACATATACTTTTGAGATGTAAACTCCTAGTATGTTATAGTAAAAATGTAGACGTATAGTGCTGGTGCCAAATTGCAGAAAAGGTTACACTAGTTAGTACTCTACCAACAATAGACCTTTTGTTTCTTGTCAGTCTGGATGGTTGTTCTTCAGAAAAGCCAAAGCATTCCTGTCttaatttgtgtttctatttACAGCTCAGGTTTTCTTGTTGACATCTGTAATTTATTTGTACTTCCATTTGCCTGTTTTTTTCCTAGGGAgtcatttaccttttttttttaaattaacctgAGTGCAGCCTTAAGTCAGTAAGGAAGTTATGCTGTAAACTGCTTGTAGGAGTTGGATTATTTGAGACATCCTCACTCTCTAGCCCTAGCTAGCTTAAAACTTgttatgcagaccaggctagccttgcacGTGCTCCCATATGTGGCACTGCAGTTTGTTTTAAGGTGCTGCCCTGGAagttgagcccagggccttgtagATGATAGGCAAGTTCCGTCCTATGGAACTATATCCCAGCCTAGACTGTTTAAAACCCTAAGCTGGCTTCAccactggaactcactctgtagaccaggatggccttgaactcagaaatctgccttcctctgcctcccaagtgctgggattaaaggcatgtgccaccattgcctggcttaaAATTTTAATCTTCTCTGTGGATACTGAATTTCATGTCATTATAAGAATACAGAAATAATCTACACTTTTCCTGAAATTTATAGTTCTATTTGCATAATTATTACTGTGAACTTGTTTGCCAAATAGCCTATCATTTACCTAGTATTCTGAAACAATGTCTATAATACAGGCAACCCCCAAATATACGTCAGTCTCTGGACTAATAGGCTGTTTCATTTATCTTTGTAGGTGATCTTGTGTCATTTAAATGTTCAGAGCAAATCACAGTGCTGGTTCTCAGCTTGCAGGAACATAGGATAAGGTCCCATGCATCTGCATGTCTTCTTTGTAAAGGGCATATTCCTAGTTGGAGTCATTGCTGCCTTTGTGCAGGGGTTTTTCCTTAGAGTTTTCTGTCTGATGGACTAGACAGACACTATTGATTTTGGTATGTCAACATATCTAGTAAAGGATTTTACTTAAATGCTCTGTTCCTCAGGCCTATTTCTTACCAGGTGTCCAGATCCTCCAAGTAAATCCCAGCAGACTCCTGTTATTCTGGGACAAGTTTCTTAAACTTCCACAGATATGCTGTTTCCCCATGACCACTGTTAAAGAACAGATTCTGGCaagatggtggtgcacgccttcaatctcagcactttggaggcagaggcaggtgaaccattgtgagttcaaagccagcttggtctacagagtgagttctaggacagctggggctacccAGAGAGATCCTGTTTTGAAACACCCcacactccaaaaaaaaaaaaaaaaaaaaaaaaaaaaaaacaaaacaaacaaacacaaaaacaaaacaacaacaacaaaactacatTCAGTTCAGTAGTATTGGGGCAGGGCCTCAGGGCCTAATACACTCTCATGTATTGCCATCTTGAGATTCACCATAAAATTTGTTCCTGAGGGCTCTCAGGAGGGTTTGTGACTGGCATAGCTGGAAAGCAGCCATTCCAGCTGGCCATCTTGTCTTACAGTGGAGACAAATGGCCACACTCCAGGTGGAGGCCTGCTTCAGTGGCTCTGCAGCACAGGGATTTCCCAAGATCTGTACTGGAACCGGATGCCTGCCTGGTTCCTCATGCAATGCGATCTTCTCTCTGTGGCACTTTTGGCTGACTGTGTGCCTTTGAATTTTCTAGGACTGTGCCACCTGGAAAGACCATCACTTTCCAAATGGAATGCACCCCAGTGAAAGCTGGACCCCAGAAATTCATAGTCAAGTTTATTTCCAGACAAGTGAAAGAGGTTCATGCCGAGAAGGTCGTTCTCATCACCAAGTAGCCCATCTGATACcatggagatggaggcaggagccCTGATTGGCTCTGAGCCTTGGCTAAGCatgttaacattttctaaattgcATTTAGCTTTCAGGTCAGGGATGATTAAATTTGATTACTCATGAGAAAGCAGATTCAAGAGCCAGCCCAGCAAGACAGAGCTCAAAGGTCAATGTAACCACAGGTCAATGTAACCTCCAGGGAGCCAGAGTACCTGGGCACAGGTCATAGGCAAacatttcaaatacatatttAGGGATTGTGGCCTCAGAAGACAGTGCCACTGTCATCTGGATTCAGAACCATATACAGAGCCCAGATATAGAAGTGCTGGAGGCATCTTCCATCTAGGCCATGGATTCTATCAAGTCCAGGGGTGCCTGGAGGCTGTGCTGGAAGTCTTATAGAAAGCATCTTGGAGCTAGTCCTGGGTCAGGCACTACACCCTCTTATCCCAAGGCTCTGTCCTCTCAGAAGTAGGCCCCATGCTGGCATGAGGCCCTTTTGCTCTGGATGAGCCATGGGAGGGAGACCCTTTCTTTAAGTGAGAGTCTATGGCCAGTGACAACATCTGAAGAAGCAACGTATCCCGCCCTGTTCTCTGGAGTCTGTGCTTTGCTCTACTGTTAAGGTATCTGCTCACATATCACTATGCTTTGAATTAAACTCTGGCAACTTTAAGACAGCTAAGTGGTCTCgagttaaattttcttttatgccaGCATGCTGCTTAATTTAACCTCATTGCTTCTGAATTTCATGGATCCAGGTTGGCCTTCTTGGTCTGGGTCCTCTTCGTGATGGTCAACCTCTCTCAAGGGCTGTAATTCTAAGTGGACATGTATTCCAGAGATACTGAGTACAGATTGAATAAGGGGTATTTTGTGTATTCAAAGGTCATTCTtgccttagggtttctgttgctgtgataaaacactatgatcaaaagcaaccgggggaggaaagggttaattgcATCTAACTTACAGTCCATCTctgagggaagttagggcaggaccCTATAGGCATGGGCTAATGCAGAGGTCacagagtgctgcttactagcttgctcctcatagcttgcccatcatgttttcttcttccatccaggattaccagcccaggggtggcacaaCTTACTATGGACCTggccctcctatatcaatcaagaaaatgcactacactATATTTGTGTAAAGGTccatcttacagaggcattttctcaattgagatccCCTCTTCTCAAATacctttagcttgtgtcaagttaatgtAAAACCTGTCATCTTTCCTTCATTCACCTGAAACCAGAAAACCCCAAGTCCTGACTCCTTTTGTCCAGATGCCCACCTCCGTGGCGTGCAGATGGCTGGTACATGCTTGTGGAATAACCTCTGTCTATGCTGGGGCTATGAAGGATCAGTTAGTAATCACATGAAATCAGTTAGTGTCTGTGACACTTGTTTTACACACTAGACCTGAGAGGAAGGATGTTGTCCAAGGCTTTGGGCTAGGATCtcctgctaaaaaaaaaaattggtgccTCTAGCCACAGAGGTAGACCAAAGAACTATTATTCAAAGCAAGAGGCGGGTGTGCGAGCAGCCTCTGGCCCGGAAATGCTGGGCCTCCTCTTATCAGCTGCAGTGCTGAGTAGAATCTCAGGAGTTGCCATGGAGAGAAAGCCATTGGGTTCTGGTGCAAAGGCACAAGGCCCAGGGCTGGACAGACTACTACCTATATGATGCTGG contains:
- the LOC110328005 gene encoding protein-glutamine gamma-glutamyltransferase 4 isoform X2 is translated as MAAGPQSSGAAVSAAAYPDSPVELPARLQKGAMRRRFWGVFNCMCAGAFGAVAAAAAKLAFGSQVNIGLCVLGIIAMASANSLMWTFFSRGLSFSMSSAIASVTVTFSNILCSMCAANGGVLMGNWTGDYANGTAPYVWTSSVPILQQHYVTRMPVCYGQCWVFSGILTTALRAVGIPARSVTNFESAHDTDKNLTVDIYLDESGKTIPHLTKDSVWNFHVWTDAWMKRQDLPQGYDGWQVLDSTPQEISGGGFRTGPSPLTAIRQGLVQIKYDTTFVFTEVNGDKFIWLVKQNQEREKNILIAVETASIGKNISTKMVGENRREDITLQYKFPEGSPEERKAMAKASGKPTDDKLNSRTLNNSLQISVLQNSLELGAPIHLTITLKRKTATPQNVNISCSLNLQTYTGKKKTNLGVIQKTVQINGQESRVFLTMDASYYIYKLGMVDDEMVIGGFIIAEIVDSGERVATDTTLCFLYSAFSVEMPSTGKVKQPLVITCKFTNTLPIPLTNIKFSVESLGLANMRSWEQETVPPGKTITFQMECTPVKAGPQKFIVKFISRQVKEVHAEKVVLITK